The Myroides fluvii region TTAATTTGCACCCAACCTGTACGTTGTTTTCCATGAGAAATAAGGATATAATAATAAGTTCCAGCTGGTAATTTATTGCCTGATTTATCTTGTCCCATCCATTGCTTTTTATAACCTAAACCATGAGAATAAACCTCAATTCCATTGCGGTTGAAAATTTGGATTTTTGCAATTCCATGGTTACTCAAATCAAATGAATCATTTAATCCATCTCCATTTGGTGAAATTCCCTTTGGAATGTTGCAGTTTTCAAAGTTTATAGTAAAACTAGTTTCATCATAACAAAATGCCTGTTTAGTTCCATTTTGTGCATAAATATAGAGTGTCGTAGGCTCTATTATTTCCTTTCCAGGAAATAATTCCTCCCCTTGTCCATTGGGAAGTGTAAAATATTTATTTCCTTCTGAGAGCTCAGGTAGGATGAAAAAATCATCACAATTGATAAATTGATTTTCAATTGTATTTGCTGTGATTGTAGGGTACAGTGTAATGTTAAAGGATGTTTCTGCCTCACAACCTTGTTGATTTTTTTTGTAAATGTACAAGGTTGATTTTCCAGTAATATCATAAGTAGTGCCTGCTTGATAAGACTTACCTTGTCCGCTTGTTTGCGTAAAGTAACCTTCTCCTTCTTTTAAATTAGGGAGAACGATTTGTTCACAAGCCGTTATGTCAGATAGTGCAGTTATGGATAATGCAGGAATGCGAATAGCTTCAAAAGATTTCACTTGAAAACAAGAAGTAATAATATGGTTTAATTTAACATAGAATCGTTGATTTGCTTGTAAAGGGATACTGCCTTTGACTATTTGCGTCAAATCTTCATCTTTGTAAAATTCAATTGTAAAGGCTTCGGGGTTAAAATTGGTTAAGTGAGAGAGAACATGGTTTCGTAAGGTTTCAACTTCAATATGCGTTGATTTCCCTTTACTGTTACATAAGTGTAAATCGGATATATCCTCTAAATTAAAATCCTGTTTAAGAAAGTTAAAAACGCGTTCAATAACCAATTCGTTTCCTTCACAAGCTTTGTAAATCGCTTTAGCAGTGTAATTGGTTGATTCAGTTATTTCAACGTTGATGACTTCTTCTTCTGCATAAATTTCTCCATTTTTATACCATTTAAAGTCAACAGCAACTTCACCGTTGGGGGTAAAACGCCAAGCTTCATTGGTGGCTGTCCAGGCTCCTGTATTTCGATAAATAGTATCATTAGGGTACATTCCAGGATAATGAGCTCGAGTCCCATCTTCATTTTGTATGCCTAATAAACCACGACTACCATTGTGTGCTCCCCAACCTAAATCCTCAGCGATTGGTCTGTTTTTTACGTAAACCTCGATAATATTGGTTCCTTCGTATAAGACAATTTGTGAAGTTTGGGTACTTCCTTCAATATCACTAGGGTTATAGGAATTAAAGAACAAGCCCATGTGGTAGATATTGAATACAAGTGCGCGACAAGGAAAGGTACCTAATACTTGGTAGTTTACCGAATAGTCTTCAGGAGAATAATTAGGTGCCAAATCTTGCATAACTCCGAATATAGTATTGACAAAGGGACCTCGATTTCCTTCTGGATTAAAAGGAATATTTTGATTAAATGACCAAGGAGTGTGGCTTTCTGGTGCATAACGACCATTTTCTACTTCTCCTGCAATACTAAAAGTTATCATGCCATTTGCTCCGATTAAGACCTTATCATACGTATTGCCATAGAAGCAAAAGTTAAAACCTAGGTCTATGGTTGGAGACCAATAATCATCTTGTGTTAAATCAATCAAATCGCCACCAAAGAAAGGAAATGGAGGAGCGTAATCAATCGATTCAACTACATAATCATCTGTTGTTTTGATGGGAGTATAACGGGCTTCAAGCTGTTTGGTTACAGGGCCTTGTTCACAAATAATGTATGTATTGTTTTCTGACACAGGCATATCCGAAATTCCACCTTCTAAATCCACACACATCGGTGGAATAAAATAGGAGAATTTAGCAGGGCCTGTCCAAAGTGAGGCGTTTGTTTCACCCTCGCAAATTGCACGGATATAGTATTCAAAGTACTGACCTGCTTCTACATTTTCGAGCAGTAATGTGGGAGTATGTTCAACGATAATCCCTCTTGTTGTGCCTGTAGGAGCAGGAGCACCTTGTTCAATGGTATAAACTTCCCATTTTGTTTCGCCTCCTTGAGGAGTCCAGGTTAATCTAACATTTTCCGTATGTCGTACACGGTTTGCTTGCAGGTTTTTAACACTTAAGCAAGTAGAAGCTTGTACATTAAAATTATCAATAGCAGCAGGAGTTTGAACCCCCTGTTTATCGTCATTTATCCATTCGAATACTAGGCGAATTGTTTGGCCTTGAAATTCCTGAACATCTAATGTTGTGTGGGTAGTTTCCCATCCAGTTGAATTTACATGAAGGGTTCTACCTACTGTCGCAATGATGCTATTGTTTTCTATTTTACTATTTGATTGTGGTATTGAATCGATAGGGATTTGTAAAAGTCTAAAATAGTCTTTGGGATTATTTCTTGAAATTTCACCTTTGTTTTTCCAATCATAACTGATGGTCAGTTCTGCCACATCTGTTGGTATAACAATATCTCTATAAATATGTGCAACAGCTGCTTTTTCTACATGATATTCGTTGGTGATACCTTCATTGGAAGAAATGTAAATAGCATGACGACTGTTATTTGCCGTTGCATTGCCTTTGTACCATTGGTTAATTGCTTTTATATCCGTGCTCCAATTTAGTCGAGCTTCAAAGCCATCATTCAACGGCAAGGTTGCGGGTTGTTGTTGTGTGATAAAATTTCCCCCTTCTATCCAGAAACTCTTGTTAGTATTCGAACAAGAGGAGCGTACCCAGACATAATAACGGGTGTTTGATTCTAAATTTGTTACCCTATAAGGGTTGGTTATTTGAGAATGTGTTGCAGCAGTATTGTCTGCGGGTGGAGTAGGCGAGGTAGAGATATATAGGTCATAAAGATCAATGTCCGTTGCGTTTGTCCAGGAAAGCGAAACAGTTTCTTGTGTGATTGTTGAATGTTGTACGTTGTCTGGTCTTGCGCAATGTGTAGCTTTAATCTTGAGGTTGTCTATTGCAGCAGGAGGCTGAATACCATTTCGATGATTGTTTACCCATTCAAAAATTAAACGTAGGTTTTGACCAGCTAACGATTGTATATTTCGCAGTAATTCGGCAGATTGAAAATCTGATGAATTTGAAAAAGCATTGGCGTCTAATTGAATAAATTCACTAGTAAGTGGCTGTATTTTGCGTCCTTTTGTTGGGGTGAAAGAGGTAGGTGTTAACCAAACAGTAAAGAAGTCTGTTTCCCTTTCTCCCATATTTCTCCAATCAAAGGTTACTAATAGATCTTGTACTGTAGCAGGAACAATAAAATCTTTATAGAGATGAGAAGCTTGTTTGATTGTAGTTGCATAAGAATTATAATCTTCACTATATCCTGTAATATACAAAGCGTTATTACCACCGTGATTGACTACATTGCCTATGGTCCATTTGTTGATGGAATCGTTGATGATGCCGTAATCCTGTGTGTTTTCAAAGTTGTCAATAAAAGGTAAGACTACCGGAATCATTGGAGTACGTAGGTGATTTGGCCCTTGCCAATCAGAAACAATAGACTGACCTGCTGAAGTTATACAGCTTGTTCGAACATAATATTCAAAAGCTGTATTTGGAGTCAAATGTTCAATGTTGTATTTAGGCTCGCTACAGTTTATTCCACTTGTTGTAGGAATACCAGTATTTAGAGGTTGAATTACGATTTCCCAATGCTCTGCATGTGGAGTCGTGTCCCATTGAATGAAGGACGATGTTACACTAAATGAAGTAGGAGGGGAACACAGGGGAATATCTTCAATAATTACGTTAGTAATCATAATTTCTTTTCCTTCTGTATCTTGCTGTGGAACGTGCCAGCCAATATGGACTGCGCCAGAGTATAAATTGCCTTGAGGATCGCGTAGTTCAATTACATCCTCTCTAAAATCCGTATTGTTGTATAAACGAGAAGCAACAAGGGTATGAGTGAAGTTAGTCGGATTAGTCCCTGCCGTAGCTAGCTTAACTGACATTGCATTGGGTAAATTAGCATCCGTTACTTTGTAGGTGTATTTCAGCCGTTGGTTTCCATTTAAGTTAATTTGTGGAGAAATCAACCAATCGTCGTTAGCTCCCTCAGTTCCCAATGTATACAATGAAACAACATCCGTTGTAATGCGTTCATCTTCCTCATTTCTTGTGTGATCTTGTTTGAATAACCAGCTGCGATTATCTTCATTTTGATTGGTAATTGTCCAGCAAGTTCGCGTAGTAGAGGTAGGGGAAAAGGTTTCTACAAATGGAAATTGCGTTACGGGTCTACAGGGAATCGCATCTATTTTTAAATTTCGAATAGCAGCGGGTCTCATAGGCCAACCTACTATACCGTTGGTCCATTCAAACACAAATTTAATCTCTTCACCTGCTAAATCTCCTAAGTTAATAGTTAGATTTTCATGCAAGAGATTCCAATTTGAAACATAGCGATTGTTATTTAAATTAATACCCCCGCTATTTGCTACCGTAATCGCTTGATCTGCTTGAGGGGTGTACGAACTAGGAACAATCCAAACACGCATATAATCCATCGGTTCCTCGATCATTAACATCCAATCTGTGTCAACATATCCTTCGCAGAACCAATCAAAGCTTACTGTGATATCGTTTATGTTAGCGGGTAATTGGATTGTTTTATATACGTGTGAAACTGCTCTGGTTTCACGCGTATATGAAAATTGGCCTTCAATATTACTAAGGTATAAGCCGTGATTAGGTTCATTTTCAGCGCGTAATGCACTCGGAAAACCTACCCACCATTTATTGGTATGCGAATTAGCAAATTCCCATCCAACAGCATTGTTTTCAAAGGTTTCGTGTACTATGATATTAGGTAAGTTCCTTGTCGTATTTGGGGGAGGTTCAATTTCTGTAGATTCATCTATAGGAGTAATGGAGGGGATAAATAAATTTGAAAAGGTTTCAGAGAATACTACACTTGGTATTGTTAATGCAGCAACAATAAGCCAAGTACCAATCCGTTTGGGGTACTTCATAATAAATACAATTGATTTAATTTATAACTGGTCTAAATTAAATTAAATTATCTGTATGTTATTTTAGGTGTAGTTGTGTAATTGGTACGATATTTTAGAAATAAAAAATAGTAGTATTTTTATTCTTCAGAATGCTTGAATTTTATCCTTATTAGGATAGGAAACTGTAGGAATAATAAAGAAATGTTAAGTAGTGTTATTTAACATTGTCTTGTGTTTTGTGTGTGTACTGTACAAGAATAGCTTTATACTTCAACTTTGGCTGAAATGTAACTGCATGTATCTTTTGTATTCAGTAGGATATATAGGGCATTAGGCGTGATTGTTGTGTTGTGAGGAAAAGGCATTTTCTTTCATTTTGAATCCGCTGTTAAACTTAGCACAGTAGAAATTGATCAAGTACCCCAACAGAATACAAAAGCAATAAGGTAAAAAGCAAAAAAAAGCTACTCGATAAGGAGTAGCTTTTTTTTTATATATAAAAAGGGATTTATTTTTTTAAGTGTTTTCTATACTGAATAAAGGATAGCACACTGATTAGCGTTACAAATGCTAAGGACCACCAGATGATAGCAGGAGTAATTACTTTA contains the following coding sequences:
- a CDS encoding T9SS type B sorting domain-containing protein — encoded protein: MKYPKRIGTWLIVAALTIPSVVFSETFSNLFIPSITPIDESTEIEPPPNTTRNLPNIIVHETFENNAVGWEFANSHTNKWWVGFPSALRAENEPNHGLYLSNIEGQFSYTRETRAVSHVYKTIQLPANINDITVSFDWFCEGYVDTDWMLMIEEPMDYMRVWIVPSSYTPQADQAITVANSGGINLNNNRYVSNWNLLHENLTINLGDLAGEEIKFVFEWTNGIVGWPMRPAAIRNLKIDAIPCRPVTQFPFVETFSPTSTTRTCWTITNQNEDNRSWLFKQDHTRNEEDERITTDVVSLYTLGTEGANDDWLISPQINLNGNQRLKYTYKVTDANLPNAMSVKLATAGTNPTNFTHTLVASRLYNNTDFREDVIELRDPQGNLYSGAVHIGWHVPQQDTEGKEIMITNVIIEDIPLCSPPTSFSVTSSFIQWDTTPHAEHWEIVIQPLNTGIPTTSGINCSEPKYNIEHLTPNTAFEYYVRTSCITSAGQSIVSDWQGPNHLRTPMIPVVLPFIDNFENTQDYGIINDSINKWTIGNVVNHGGNNALYITGYSEDYNSYATTIKQASHLYKDFIVPATVQDLLVTFDWRNMGERETDFFTVWLTPTSFTPTKGRKIQPLTSEFIQLDANAFSNSSDFQSAELLRNIQSLAGQNLRLIFEWVNNHRNGIQPPAAIDNLKIKATHCARPDNVQHSTITQETVSLSWTNATDIDLYDLYISTSPTPPADNTAATHSQITNPYRVTNLESNTRYYVWVRSSCSNTNKSFWIEGGNFITQQQPATLPLNDGFEARLNWSTDIKAINQWYKGNATANNSRHAIYISSNEGITNEYHVEKAAVAHIYRDIVIPTDVAELTISYDWKNKGEISRNNPKDYFRLLQIPIDSIPQSNSKIENNSIIATVGRTLHVNSTGWETTHTTLDVQEFQGQTIRLVFEWINDDKQGVQTPAAIDNFNVQASTCLSVKNLQANRVRHTENVRLTWTPQGGETKWEVYTIEQGAPAPTGTTRGIIVEHTPTLLLENVEAGQYFEYYIRAICEGETNASLWTGPAKFSYFIPPMCVDLEGGISDMPVSENNTYIICEQGPVTKQLEARYTPIKTTDDYVVESIDYAPPFPFFGGDLIDLTQDDYWSPTIDLGFNFCFYGNTYDKVLIGANGMITFSIAGEVENGRYAPESHTPWSFNQNIPFNPEGNRGPFVNTIFGVMQDLAPNYSPEDYSVNYQVLGTFPCRALVFNIYHMGLFFNSYNPSDIEGSTQTSQIVLYEGTNIIEVYVKNRPIAEDLGWGAHNGSRGLLGIQNEDGTRAHYPGMYPNDTIYRNTGAWTATNEAWRFTPNGEVAVDFKWYKNGEIYAEEEVINVEITESTNYTAKAIYKACEGNELVIERVFNFLKQDFNLEDISDLHLCNSKGKSTHIEVETLRNHVLSHLTNFNPEAFTIEFYKDEDLTQIVKGSIPLQANQRFYVKLNHIITSCFQVKSFEAIRIPALSITALSDITACEQIVLPNLKEGEGYFTQTSGQGKSYQAGTTYDITGKSTLYIYKKNQQGCEAETSFNITLYPTITANTIENQFINCDDFFILPELSEGNKYFTLPNGQGEELFPGKEIIEPTTLYIYAQNGTKQAFCYDETSFTINFENCNIPKGISPNGDGLNDSFDLSNHGIAKIQIFNRNGIEVYSHGLGYKKQWMGQDKSGNKLPAGTYYYILISHGKQRTGWVQINY